A single window of Nitrospinota bacterium DNA harbors:
- a CDS encoding GGDEF domain-containing protein: MNSFQTHFMLESRPPFRLIPYWKRLMVDIDHFKLYNDHYGHQGGDDCLRQVAAIIGRVARRPADIAARYGGEEFVLVLPETPLEGAVKIAEEVAAGVHALRTPHAKSPVSPYVTLSMGVASMVPNRETEMKKLVERADQALYAAKRQGRNRVKAAEE; encoded by the coding sequence ATGAACAGCTTTCAGACTCATTTCATGTTGGAATCACGTCCCCCCTTCAGACTCATTCCATATTGGAAAAGGCTGATGGTGGACATCGACCACTTCAAACTGTATAACGACCACTACGGCCATCAAGGGGGGGACGATTGTCTCCGGCAAGTTGCCGCCATCATCGGCCGGGTGGCCCGCCGGCCGGCCGATATCGCGGCCCGCTATGGCGGCGAGGAGTTTGTGCTGGTGTTGCCGGAAACCCCGCTGGAAGGGGCGGTGAAAATAGCGGAAGAGGTGGCCGCCGGCGTGCATGCCTTGCGGACGCCGCACGCCAAATCGCCGGTTTCCCCATATGTAACATTGAGCATGGGTGTCGCCAGCATGGTGCCGAACCGGGAAACGGAGATGAAAAAGCTGGTCGAGCGGGCCGACCAGGCGCTGTATGCGGCGAAGCGCCAGGGGCGCAACCGGGTGAAGGCGGCTGAAGAGTAG
- a CDS encoding Hpt domain-containing protein, which yields MGNGERIIVKVDADLKELTPGFLQARHEDVAGIAAALETGDWGVVYVLGHSMKGSGGGYGFDEITAIGAVIETAAKAKDAAAVKAGAARLADYLGRIDIQYA from the coding sequence ATGGGAAACGGGGAACGGATCATTGTCAAGGTCGACGCCGACCTTAAAGAACTGACGCCGGGCTTTTTGCAAGCCCGGCATGAAGATGTGGCGGGGATTGCCGCCGCGCTGGAGACGGGGGATTGGGGCGTCGTGTATGTTTTGGGGCATAGCATGAAGGGTTCCGGCGGAGGATACGGGTTCGACGAGATCACCGCCATCGGCGCCGTCATCGAAACCGCCGCAAAGGCGAAGGACGCCGCGGCGGTGAAAGCCGGAGCCGCCCGGCTGGCGGATTACCTGGGCCGCATAGACATACAATACGCCTGA
- a CDS encoding response regulator — protein sequence MEKLKVLIAEDEPLMHNLFRLGLNPELYDLKFAVNGKEAFEEWERWHPDVVMLDIMMPVMSGYVVLKDIRRIEEGSGHSTPVIVTTALGGKGDVMDCVKLGVQGYLVKPINYNELAQKIESCVNRV from the coding sequence ATGGAAAAACTGAAAGTATTGATCGCCGAAGACGAACCGTTAATGCACAATCTCTTCCGTCTGGGGCTTAACCCCGAACTGTACGACCTCAAATTCGCGGTGAACGGGAAAGAGGCGTTCGAGGAGTGGGAGCGGTGGCATCCCGACGTGGTGATGCTGGATATCATGATGCCGGTCATGTCCGGTTACGTCGTGCTCAAGGATATCCGCCGCATCGAGGAGGGGAGCGGGCACAGCACGCCGGTGATCGTCACCACCGCGCTTGGCGGCAAAGGCGACGTGATGGACTGCGTGAAGCTGGGCGTGCAGGGGTATCTGGTGAAGCCGATAAATTATAACGAGCTGGCCCAAAAGATAGAAAGCTGCGTCAACCGCGTATAG
- a CDS encoding response regulator has protein sequence MANESAKMKVLLVDDSKSVIELYKLGLSDDLYEKKIAMNGRDALEIYESWNPDMIVLDIVMPEVTGFTALKQIRRLEKTNGRHTAIVMATALSDKGDIVDCARIGIQGYIIKPFKHSEIASRLEGYYAAFQKTPKQ, from the coding sequence ATGGCAAACGAATCCGCGAAAATGAAAGTGCTCCTGGTCGACGACTCCAAATCGGTTATCGAGCTTTACAAGCTTGGTTTGAGCGACGATCTGTATGAAAAGAAAATCGCCATGAACGGCCGTGACGCCCTGGAAATTTACGAAAGCTGGAATCCCGACATGATCGTCCTCGACATCGTCATGCCGGAGGTGACCGGCTTCACGGCGCTCAAGCAGATACGCAGATTGGAAAAGACAAACGGCCGCCATACCGCCATCGTGATGGCGACCGCCCTGTCCGACAAGGGCGACATCGTCGACTGCGCGCGGATCGGCATTCAGGGGTACATCATAAAACCGTTCAAGCACTCCGAAATAGCCTCCCGCCTGGAAGGGTATTACGCCGCGTTCCAGAAAACCCCCAAGCAA